The Pontibacter pudoricolor genome contains a region encoding:
- the tsaB gene encoding tRNA (adenosine(37)-N6)-threonylcarbamoyltransferase complex dimerization subunit type 1 TsaB, protein MPLLLSLETSSTVCSVALHRDAQLLGASELQIEKSHSSHITVMINQLVENCGATLKQLDAIAVSGGPGSYTGLRIGSATAKGICYALDKPLISVSTLHSLALQVIKTTPNPEQYLFCPMLDARRMEVYTCLLDHQLNEVLPIEPIVLDADTFAEQLQRKPIIFFGSGAGKLKQFHEENKQALFIDDVVLSAKTMGELALQKYNEQAFEDVAYYEPFYLKDVYITSSKPKA, encoded by the coding sequence ATGCCTTTATTACTTTCCCTCGAAACGTCATCTACTGTTTGCTCTGTTGCTTTGCACCGCGATGCACAGTTGCTGGGTGCTTCAGAACTTCAGATCGAGAAATCACATTCGTCGCATATAACCGTGATGATAAACCAACTGGTAGAAAATTGCGGAGCTACGTTAAAACAACTTGATGCGATTGCTGTTTCAGGAGGGCCGGGCTCGTACACAGGTTTGCGGATTGGCAGCGCAACGGCTAAAGGTATTTGTTATGCACTGGATAAACCGCTTATTTCGGTATCGACCTTACATAGCCTGGCGTTGCAGGTAATTAAAACTACACCAAACCCGGAGCAATACCTGTTCTGCCCGATGCTCGATGCCCGTCGCATGGAAGTTTATACCTGCCTGCTCGATCATCAGCTTAATGAAGTACTGCCTATAGAACCTATAGTTTTAGATGCAGATACTTTTGCTGAACAGCTTCAACGTAAACCGATCATCTTTTTCGGAAGTGGGGCAGGTAAGCTAAAGCAGTTTCATGAAGAAAATAAGCAGGCACTCTTTATAGATGATGTAGTATTGTCTGCTAAAACAATGGGAGAACTGGCGTTGCAGAAATATAATGAACAGGCTTTCGAAGATGTGGCTTATTATGAACCCTTCTATCTGAAAGATGTTTATATTACTAGTAGTAAACCAAAGGCATAA
- the aspA gene encoding aspartate ammonia-lyase, which translates to MTTFRKEHDFLGEKDIPNEVYYGIQTLRALENFDITGIPISKEPLLIQAFGSVKKAAAMANQECGVLDPKIADAICKACDQLIAGKFMDQFVTDMIQGGAGTSINMNVNEVVANIGLELLGFEKGDYDHLHPNNHVNFSQSTNDAYPTAFRLALYVKIGHFIDALTKLSKAFAAKATEFKDVLKMGRTQLQDAVPMTLGAEFNGFATTIREDIQRLEEARLLICEINMGATAIGTSINAPEGYPEIVTRHIREITGIPVVLAEDLIEATCDTGAYVQVSGVLKRCAVKISKICNDLRLLSSGPRAGINEINLPRMQPGSSIMPGKVNPVIPEVVNQTAYYVIGCDVTITMAAEAGQLQLNVMEPVIAFSLFSSLSYLTNATHTLTDKCIIGITANEEICKNMVMNSIGIVTSLNPILGYETVSSIAKEALLTGKSVHQITVIDRRLIEQSKWDEIFSIENLINPKFIMN; encoded by the coding sequence ATGACTACTTTCAGAAAAGAACATGACTTCTTAGGTGAAAAAGACATCCCGAATGAAGTGTATTATGGTATTCAAACATTAAGAGCTTTAGAGAACTTCGACATAACGGGGATTCCTATCTCAAAAGAGCCATTATTGATACAGGCATTTGGTTCTGTAAAAAAAGCGGCAGCCATGGCAAACCAGGAGTGCGGTGTGCTTGACCCTAAAATAGCGGATGCTATCTGCAAGGCTTGCGATCAGTTAATTGCAGGTAAATTTATGGATCAGTTTGTAACAGATATGATCCAGGGAGGGGCAGGTACTTCTATAAACATGAACGTGAACGAAGTAGTTGCCAATATCGGACTTGAGTTGCTTGGCTTTGAGAAAGGAGATTATGATCATCTTCACCCGAATAACCACGTTAACTTCTCACAGTCAACAAACGATGCTTATCCAACTGCTTTCCGTTTGGCATTGTATGTTAAAATTGGTCATTTTATAGATGCCTTAACCAAGCTCAGTAAAGCATTTGCAGCAAAAGCAACCGAGTTTAAAGACGTTCTTAAAATGGGTCGAACGCAGTTACAGGATGCTGTACCGATGACCCTGGGAGCTGAATTTAATGGTTTTGCTACAACTATAAGAGAAGATATCCAACGCCTAGAGGAGGCCAGGCTCCTGATCTGTGAAATAAATATGGGAGCAACAGCTATAGGCACATCGATAAATGCGCCAGAAGGTTATCCTGAAATAGTAACCAGACATATAAGAGAAATAACAGGTATACCGGTTGTATTGGCTGAAGATCTTATTGAAGCAACATGTGATACCGGCGCTTATGTTCAGGTTTCAGGAGTCTTAAAAAGATGTGCTGTTAAAATTTCAAAAATCTGCAATGATCTCCGTTTACTTTCATCAGGTCCGCGCGCAGGTATAAATGAAATAAATTTGCCGCGTATGCAGCCCGGTTCCTCCATAATGCCAGGCAAAGTTAACCCTGTAATTCCGGAAGTAGTTAACCAAACAGCTTATTACGTTATCGGATGTGACGTTACTATAACTATGGCTGCAGAGGCAGGACAGTTACAATTAAATGTTATGGAGCCAGTAATAGCATTTAGTTTATTCTCTTCTTTGAGTTATCTTACAAATGCTACGCATACCTTAACAGATAAATGTATAATAGGCATAACAGCTAATGAGGAGATCTGTAAAAATATGGTTATGAACAGTATTGGTATAGTTACTTCATTAAATCCTATATTAGGTTACGAAACTGTTTCATCAATAGCCAAAGAAGCATTACTTACAGGTAAATCAGTACATCAAATAACTGTTATAGACAGGCGTCTTATAGAGCAGTCTAAATGGGATGAAATTTTCTCGATTGAAAACTTAATTAATCCGAAATTTATAATGAACTAA
- a CDS encoding DUF2480 family protein gives MSELINKVAQSALVTINLEELLHPGERVVYDIKENLFHGLMLREKDFRAFIKENDWSVYDGKNVAIICSADAIVPTWAYMLLATKLQNHANHYVFGDLEALEQSLLKEAIAKIDPEEYRDGKVVIKGCGSIPVPTYAYVEIMQKLLPVVSSVMYGEPCSTVPLYKRPKV, from the coding sequence ATGTCAGAGCTGATAAACAAAGTAGCGCAAAGTGCGCTCGTAACTATAAACCTGGAAGAACTGCTGCACCCCGGCGAACGTGTAGTTTATGATATCAAAGAAAATCTCTTTCATGGGCTAATGCTGAGAGAGAAAGATTTCAGGGCTTTTATAAAAGAGAATGACTGGTCAGTGTATGATGGTAAGAACGTCGCCATCATTTGTTCAGCCGATGCTATAGTTCCGACCTGGGCTTATATGCTATTGGCAACTAAGCTTCAGAACCACGCTAACCATTACGTGTTCGGAGATCTGGAAGCATTAGAGCAGTCATTATTGAAAGAAGCAATTGCTAAAATTGATCCGGAAGAATACCGCGATGGTAAAGTAGTTATTAAAGGATGCGGAAGTATACCCGTGCCTACTTACGCTTATGTGGAGATCATGCAGAAATTATTGCCGGTAGTTAGCAGTGTGATGTATGGCGAACCTTGCAGCACTGTACCTTTATATAAGAGACCAAAAGTATAG